The Candidatus Cloacimonadota bacterium genome includes a region encoding these proteins:
- a CDS encoding thymidine phosphorylase — protein sequence MLNPVELILAKRGGKTLSQKDIESFITAFLDGSIPEYQMSALLMAIYFRGLDSAEIAALTKSYIQSGRTIEFPAELIVADKHSTGGVGDKISLMLAPIAASLGLTVPMISGRGLGHTGGTLDKLESIPGFRTQYSPDEFKALVEKHGCALVGQSEELVPADKRIYALRDVTATVESPGLITASIMSKKIAEGAKHLVIDLKIGSGAFMPDLDSARELARLLVDTGASFGQKVQVVFSNMNSPLGLAVGNGLEMVEAIEYLKGNPLSDTFTLTTALTSRLLLSGGLAQRETQAVEMIKSAVDSGRALAKLEEIIIAQGGDPRVLEDYSLLGTSSVKIPILAETAGYVRAIDARAIGYALVRIKAGRMKVSDTLDYGAGALLIPKIGDFLEAGDPIGEIHANNPTQAELVARLIRAAYTISPEPVPKEDLILDSI from the coding sequence ATGCTTAATCCCGTGGAACTCATCCTCGCCAAGCGCGGGGGCAAGACCCTTTCCCAAAAAGACATAGAATCTTTCATCACCGCCTTTCTGGATGGCTCCATTCCCGAATACCAGATGAGCGCCCTGCTAATGGCCATCTATTTCCGGGGCCTGGATTCCGCCGAAATTGCCGCCCTCACCAAAAGCTACATCCAGAGCGGCCGGACCATCGAGTTCCCCGCGGAGCTTATAGTCGCGGACAAACATTCCACCGGCGGCGTGGGCGACAAGATCAGCCTCATGCTTGCCCCAATCGCGGCTTCTTTGGGCCTCACGGTGCCGATGATCTCGGGACGCGGACTCGGCCATACCGGCGGCACCCTGGACAAGCTGGAATCCATCCCCGGTTTCCGCACCCAATACAGCCCGGACGAGTTCAAGGCCCTGGTGGAGAAACACGGCTGCGCCCTGGTGGGGCAGTCCGAAGAACTTGTACCGGCGGACAAGCGCATCTACGCCCTGCGCGACGTTACCGCCACCGTGGAAAGCCCCGGCCTCATCACCGCCAGCATCATGAGCAAAAAGATCGCCGAGGGCGCCAAACACCTCGTGATCGACCTCAAGATCGGTAGCGGCGCCTTCATGCCCGATCTGGACAGCGCCCGGGAACTGGCCCGCCTGCTGGTGGATACCGGAGCCAGCTTCGGCCAGAAGGTCCAGGTGGTCTTTTCCAACATGAATTCCCCCCTCGGCCTGGCTGTGGGCAATGGCCTGGAAATGGTGGAGGCGATAGAATACCTGAAAGGCAACCCCCTGAGCGACACTTTCACCCTCACCACCGCGCTCACCTCCAGGCTGCTTTTGAGCGGAGGCCTGGCCCAAAGAGAAACCCAGGCCGTGGAGATGATCAAAAGCGCCGTGGACAGCGGCCGCGCCCTGGCCAAGCTGGAGGAAATCATCATTGCCCAGGGCGGAGATCCCCGCGTGCTGGAGGATTACAGCCTGCTGGGAACCAGCTCCGTGAAAATCCCCATCCTGGCCGAAACTGCCGGTTACGTGCGAGCCATCGACGCCCGCGCCATTGGTTATGCCCTGGTGCGGATCAAAGCCGGCCGGATGAAGGTTTCGGACACCCTTGATTACGGCGCAGGGGCCCTGCTCATCCCCAAAATCGGCGATTTCCTCGAGGCAGGTGACCCCATCGGAGAAATCCACGCCAACAACCCCACCCAGGCTGAATTGGTGGCCCGTCTCATCCGCGCAGCTTACACCATTAGCCCGGAGCCTGTGCCCAAGGAAGACCTGATCCTCGACAGTATCTGA